One window of the Leptotrichia massiliensis genome contains the following:
- a CDS encoding CPBP family intramembrane glutamic endopeptidase, protein MEKNINKSKMEELRLLILNTACYSALIITSVIILLIVLSSLLSKKIILADYSKQSFEVNELLKFLVFYPIGEELLLRGLILQFLKKKTKYANLIQAVIFGILHLNPIKFIYTTISGIFFGNVRLRPNPIWWIILLHSTFNLVSIFLYKPFMIIVEKIFYLQNMPIITLTIVFIPPLFIFDYTLKQLKNKFNYEKLYKA, encoded by the coding sequence ATGGAAAAAAATATTAATAAATCTAAAATGGAAGAATTGAGACTGCTAATATTGAATACAGCCTGCTACTCAGCATTAATTATAACATCTGTAATAATTTTACTTATCGTTTTAAGTTCTTTGTTATCAAAAAAGATAATTCTTGCCGATTATTCAAAACAGTCTTTTGAAGTTAATGAACTGCTTAAATTCCTAGTATTTTACCCTATTGGGGAAGAGCTTTTATTGAGAGGACTAATACTTCAATTTTTAAAGAAAAAGACAAAATATGCCAATTTAATTCAGGCTGTAATTTTTGGAATACTTCATTTGAATCCAATTAAATTTATATACACAACAATATCAGGTATCTTTTTCGGAAATGTACGGCTAAGACCCAATCCGATCTGGTGGATAATTTTATTACATTCGACATTTAATCTTGTTTCGATATTTCTATACAAGCCTTTTATGATTATAGTTGAAAAAATATTTTATCTTCAAAATATGCCAATAATAACATTAACTATCGTATTTATTCCACCTTTATTCATATTTGATTATACTCTTAAACAACTTAAAAATAAATTTAATTATGAAAAACTTTACAAAGCATAA
- a CDS encoding DNA methyltransferase: MKKIIIVLALIFSSSSLSAEQIEKIMCYIPKELKTNSKARLIYEDTEKYKDEEIPPEVANPEIVKALKERRLVVFQMRCKYDGDMYRYITASDYAVEYLTKQTINKEEGDYYLLELPTNKALAFQDMLFIGDFIDNSISTNDELFQILYMINVQFLEIRQQELEEEGLKVVY, from the coding sequence ATGAAAAAAATAATTATTGTACTAGCACTTATATTTTCTAGTTCAAGTCTCTCTGCGGAACAGATTGAAAAAATTATGTGCTATATTCCTAAAGAGCTAAAAACAAACAGTAAAGCAAGATTAATTTATGAAGATACAGAAAAATATAAAGATGAGGAAATACCGCCTGAAGTGGCAAATCCTGAAATTGTTAAAGCATTAAAGGAAAGAAGGCTTGTCGTATTTCAAATGAGGTGTAAATATGATGGTGATATGTACCGTTATATAACAGCTTCAGACTATGCAGTTGAATATCTTACAAAACAGACAATAAATAAAGAAGAAGGAGACTATTATTTACTGGAACTTCCGACAAATAAGGCACTCGCTTTTCAGGATATGTTATTTATTGGAGATTTTATAGATAATTCAATCAGCACAAATGATGAACTTTTTCAAATTCTCTATATGATAAATGTTCAGTTTCTGGAAATAAGACAACAGGAATTGGAAGAGGAAGGGTTGAAAGTAGTTTACTAA
- a CDS encoding amino acid decarboxylase produces the protein MIKIKKLTGFMIFLLFGMIFISCGKPSKKDIIDKGYILEVGVSNEIDREFAGKMEHSPTYTIFKATEYKDNDIMMQNLKNGTVKAILSPMLSLGNSDYGYYPVYVDNKNYETVYLIYRKDTPDFLKNSFEKGDSFMLNNMEKYSKEKYKERFSFFSNIEDFEKKIMANEWTLVNIAGLELKNSKISIKLDKGNVFITGKNGKKYSGKYFLKNHRISFEIDNLNNLLKKESELSDSDKDFLYDLSNADIITLMDNEQTLYIGVPESNLIFKKINKK, from the coding sequence ATGATAAAAATTAAAAAATTGACAGGATTTATGATTTTTCTACTTTTTGGAATGATATTTATTTCCTGCGGAAAACCTTCAAAAAAAGACATAATAGACAAGGGATATATATTAGAAGTAGGTGTATCCAATGAGATTGACAGGGAATTTGCCGGAAAAATGGAGCATTCTCCCACTTATACTATTTTCAAAGCGACTGAATATAAGGACAATGATATTATGATGCAGAATCTCAAAAATGGAACAGTTAAAGCAATCCTTTCGCCTATGCTGTCGTTAGGAAATTCTGATTACGGCTATTATCCTGTCTATGTGGATAACAAAAATTATGAAACTGTATATCTCATATACAGAAAGGATACTCCCGATTTTTTGAAAAACAGCTTTGAAAAAGGGGATAGCTTTATGTTAAATAATATGGAAAAATATTCTAAAGAAAAATATAAAGAAAGATTTTCATTTTTTAGTAATATTGAAGATTTTGAGAAAAAAATAATGGCTAATGAATGGACACTTGTGAATATTGCAGGGCTTGAACTTAAAAACAGTAAAATTTCAATAAAACTTGATAAAGGAAATGTTTTTATAACAGGAAAAAATGGAAAAAAATATTCGGGAAAATATTTCTTAAAAAATCACAGGATTTCTTTTGAAATAGATAATTTGAACAATCTGCTGAAAAAAGAGAGTGAACTGAGCGACAGTGATAAAGATTTTTTATATGATTTAAGTAATGCCGACATAATAACACTTATGGATAATGAGCAAACTCTTTATATCGGAGTTCCCGAGAGTAATCTTATATTTAAAAAAATAAATAAAAAGTAA
- a CDS encoding DUF6683 family protein, translating to MKINLRKLFVIAVIGTGLFISQPAQAFYYDMSDSFNYTNNVINSTRNYLLGSEVISHIKKGDYSSKKKSNSKKTTTKTTGSSATSTTAPKTTKANITFKSDGNTRGLDYFVNNYPSKQRGEARTYLKKIQDSFPQVARSVGMPTNDLSTGLAAAIAGAYMAYNNVSLNDDYMKPMQNQLKTVLQGVDDFDKMSDSDKKYMYDQMVIIGMTLTLNQYQNQQNPNSKVTAQLRNAGKQVLEGLLGVSASKVKITSSGLSF from the coding sequence ATGAAAATAAATTTGAGAAAACTATTTGTTATAGCAGTTATTGGGACAGGTTTATTTATATCACAGCCTGCACAGGCATTTTATTATGATATGTCAGACAGTTTTAACTATACGAACAATGTGATAAATAGTACAAGAAATTATTTACTTGGTAGTGAAGTAATAAGCCACATTAAAAAAGGAGATTATTCTTCAAAGAAAAAATCAAATTCTAAAAAAACAACTACAAAAACAACGGGAAGTTCAGCAACTTCAACTACAGCCCCAAAAACAACAAAAGCAAATATTACTTTTAAATCGGACGGAAATACAAGAGGACTTGATTATTTTGTTAATAACTATCCGTCAAAACAGAGAGGGGAAGCAAGAACATATCTGAAAAAAATTCAGGATTCTTTCCCGCAGGTAGCACGTTCAGTAGGAATGCCTACAAATGATTTATCAACAGGATTGGCAGCTGCAATAGCAGGAGCATATATGGCATATAACAATGTAAGTCTGAATGATGATTATATGAAACCTATGCAAAATCAGTTAAAAACAGTGCTTCAAGGTGTAGATGACTTTGATAAAATGAGTGACAGTGATAAAAAATATATGTATGACCAAATGGTAATAATAGGAATGACTTTAACCTTAAATCAGTACCAAAATCAGCAAAATCCAAATTCAAAAGTTACCGCTCAGTTAAGAAATGCAGGTAAACAGGTGCTTGAGGGACTTCTCGGAGTAAGTGCAAGTAAAGTAAAAATAACATCATCAGGGCTTTCTTTTTAA
- a CDS encoding DUF6683 family protein, whose product MKINLKKLFVTTVIGAGLFVSRPAHAFAGYDFDYNLFHIQNDTLKRTFDYYNQVTGTNDILEKSSSSKSTGSSKSNSSSSQTSSKPKPVKKAKITFKSDGSTRGLDYLVNKYPSKQRGEARIYLKKMYDSFPQVARSVGISTNDLSSGMVAILAGAYMAYNNVSLNDSYMKPMAKQFKEALESVTEFDKMSDSDKKYIYDQMVIIGMTLAVNQSQNQQNPNAKVTAQLRRAGKEVLEGVLKVNASKVKITSSGLIY is encoded by the coding sequence ATGAAAATAAATTTAAAAAAACTATTTGTTACAACAGTTATTGGAGCAGGATTATTTGTATCGCGACCTGCACACGCATTTGCAGGATATGATTTTGACTATAACCTTTTTCATATACAAAATGATACATTAAAAAGAACATTTGATTATTACAATCAAGTTACTGGTACCAACGATATTCTTGAAAAGAGTTCAAGCTCTAAGAGTACAGGAAGTAGTAAAAGTAATTCATCATCATCCCAAACATCGTCTAAACCAAAACCTGTAAAAAAAGCCAAAATAACTTTTAAATCAGATGGAAGCACAAGAGGACTTGATTATCTTGTTAACAAATATCCTTCAAAACAACGGGGAGAAGCAAGAATATATCTGAAAAAGATGTATGATTCATTTCCGCAAGTAGCACGTTCAGTGGGAATATCTACAAATGACCTGTCTTCAGGAATGGTTGCTATATTAGCTGGAGCATATATGGCTTATAATAATGTTAGCTTAAATGACAGTTATATGAAACCTATGGCAAAACAATTTAAGGAAGCTCTAGAAAGTGTAACTGAGTTTGATAAAATGAGTGATAGCGATAAAAAATATATATATGACCAAATGGTAATAATAGGAATGACTTTGGCTGTAAATCAGTCCCAAAATCAGCAAAATCCAAATGCAAAAGTTACCGCTCAATTAAGAAGAGCGGGAAAAGAAGTACTTGAGGGAGTTCTTAAAGTAAATGCAAGCAAAGTGAAGATTACATCATCAGGACTTATTTATTAA
- a CDS encoding DUF6683 family protein, with product MKVKQIKKIFLTVIVALSFGISNQAYGFFIDYNAQWMANQGLKNAREQEKRNRERYVEMYGEDEYNNLMSKKTSSNKKNTSSSTSAKTVTSTKKTKITFKPDGNTKGLDDLVLQYPSNKRAQVKPILKKLQDSFPQVARSVGIPTNDLSTGMAAVVAGAYMAYNNVSLNDNYMKPIANQFKEAMQSVSEFDKMSDSQKKYIYDQMVIIGMTLAVSQSENQQSPNAKTTAQLRQAGKKVLEGLLGVSASKVRITASGLSY from the coding sequence ATGAAAGTTAAGCAAATAAAAAAAATATTTTTAACAGTAATAGTAGCATTAAGTTTTGGAATTTCAAATCAGGCTTACGGTTTTTTTATTGATTATAATGCACAATGGATGGCTAATCAAGGGCTCAAAAATGCAAGAGAACAAGAAAAAAGGAATAGAGAAAGATATGTGGAAATGTATGGAGAAGACGAATATAATAATTTAATGTCAAAAAAAACATCATCGAATAAAAAAAATACATCTTCATCGACAAGTGCTAAGACAGTTACTTCTACAAAAAAAACTAAAATAACATTTAAACCTGATGGAAATACAAAAGGATTAGATGATTTAGTTCTTCAATATCCTTCAAATAAAAGAGCCCAAGTGAAACCTATATTGAAAAAATTACAGGATTCATTCCCGCAAGTAGCACGTTCTGTAGGAATACCTACAAATGATTTATCAACAGGAATGGCAGCTGTTGTAGCAGGAGCATATATGGCTTATAACAATGTCAGCCTTAACGATAATTATATGAAACCTATTGCAAATCAGTTTAAAGAAGCCATGCAAAGTGTTTCTGAATTTGATAAAATGAGCGACAGTCAAAAAAAATATATTTATGATCAAATGGTAATAATAGGGATGACTTTGGCTGTAAGTCAGTCCGAAAATCAGCAAAGTCCAAATGCAAAAACTACAGCTCAATTAAGACAGGCTGGTAAAAAGGTGCTTGAGGGACTTCTTGGAGTAAGTGCAAGCAAAGTGAGAATAACGGCATCAGGACTTTCTTATTAA
- a CDS encoding TraX family protein encodes MDKKVIFSKGINSFTLHILAMTFMVADHLWNIFFPNQIWLNVLGRLAFPIFAFMLTEGFYRTKNRKKYLIRIFIFAAISEIPFNLFASLALKGEIMVFYPYNNVLWTFGIALCGMNLLEKTEKSENMNKIIKFFVKAAISILTIVIAHFAKSDYLGYGIAIILIFYFFRGKDYKNIIFQAVLMVFLNVFIMPGLEFPFNVFGNEIFIKTQIFAIFSLPIIWLYNGKQGIHNRFTKYMFYFFYPLHLLLIVAIYVSFMIYLISLIGKNYGN; translated from the coding sequence ATGGATAAAAAAGTTATATTTTCTAAAGGGATAAATTCTTTTACACTGCATATTCTGGCAATGACATTTATGGTGGCAGATCATCTGTGGAATATATTTTTTCCTAATCAGATATGGTTAAATGTGCTTGGAAGACTTGCCTTTCCTATTTTTGCCTTTATGCTTACGGAAGGATTTTACAGGACTAAAAACAGAAAAAAATATTTAATACGTATTTTTATTTTTGCAGCTATTTCGGAAATTCCGTTCAATCTTTTTGCAAGTCTGGCATTAAAAGGAGAAATAATGGTATTTTATCCATATAACAATGTATTGTGGACTTTCGGAATTGCCTTATGTGGAATGAATTTACTGGAAAAGACAGAAAAATCAGAAAATATGAATAAAATAATAAAATTTTTTGTAAAAGCTGCCATAAGTATTTTAACCATCGTAATTGCACATTTTGCAAAAAGTGATTATTTAGGATATGGAATTGCAATTATTCTGATATTCTATTTTTTCAGGGGGAAAGATTACAAAAACATAATATTTCAGGCTGTATTAATGGTGTTTCTAAACGTATTTATTATGCCCGGACTTGAATTTCCGTTTAACGTTTTTGGAAATGAGATATTTATAAAAACACAGATATTTGCGATATTTTCACTGCCGATAATATGGCTTTACAACGGAAAGCAGGGTATTCATAACAGATTTACAAAATATATGTTTTATTTCTTTTATCCATTACACCTTTTACTAATAGTGGCGATTTATGTTTCTTTTATGATATATCTGATTTCTTTGATAGGTAAGAATTATGGAAATTAA
- a CDS encoding tetratricopeptide repeat protein, whose translation MEIKSSQYLQSKSLRRTVKKIKNIKNSVSIGEVIKLKKILMIAMIVFAVFSCNKKQEQNKTKKGNNINTSQSDKNKTEENKKNSEKDSSEIEKQKEVSSEEVIKKAEEEFLKDSKNLEKYRNYVTVAFYQNREFKRTKEITEIFLKNAPDYSYGYRVMADILFYEKKYKESAEYYEKAIGILKHGKQSYAEYKDIKILNNVLSEIIEKNLIQAYRLSGNNEKAVETFIINQKFLKENYNPLLYNIALENAKKDNEMLKSTNSKKYEENKKKLSDLN comes from the coding sequence ATGGAAATTAAGTCAAGCCAATATTTACAAAGCAAAAGTTTAAGAAGAACTGTTAAGAAAATAAAAAACATAAAAAATTCTGTATCCATTGGGGAAGTGATAAAATTGAAAAAAATTTTAATGATAGCTATGATAGTTTTTGCTGTTTTTAGCTGCAATAAGAAACAGGAACAAAATAAAACAAAAAAAGGTAATAATATTAATACAAGCCAGAGCGATAAAAATAAAACTGAAGAAAATAAAAAGAATTCAGAAAAAGACAGCTCTGAAATAGAAAAACAGAAGGAAGTTTCATCAGAAGAAGTTATAAAAAAAGCGGAAGAGGAATTTTTAAAGGATAGCAAAAATCTTGAGAAATACCGTAATTATGTAACCGTGGCATTTTATCAAAACCGTGAATTTAAAAGAACAAAGGAAATTACAGAAATATTTTTAAAAAATGCTCCTGATTATTCCTATGGTTACAGAGTGATGGCAGATATTCTCTTTTATGAAAAAAAATATAAGGAAAGTGCTGAATATTATGAAAAAGCAATAGGTATTTTAAAACATGGTAAACAGAGTTATGCTGAATATAAGGATATTAAAATATTAAATAATGTACTTTCAGAGATAATTGAAAAAAATTTGATACAGGCTTACAGATTGTCAGGAAATAATGAAAAAGCAGTAGAAACTTTTATAATTAACCAAAAATTTCTAAAAGAAAACTATAATCCCCTTTTGTATAACATAGCTTTAGAAAATGCCAAAAAGGATAATGAAATGTTAAAATCTACTAATAGTAAAAAATATGAGGAAAACAAGAAAAAATTATCTGATTTAAATTAA
- a CDS encoding DUF6683 family protein — translation MKAKFMKKIFLLSILALGLGISGQAHADYSDMFKNEIMQELLNTTSSSQGKSYGKSSLTFTQDGSTDGLETLVATYPKSQQKEIRASLKQLYDSFPQVARSVGIPTNDLSSGVAAVIAGAYMAYNNVSLNDDYVKPMANQFKAHLENSGFFDGMSNREKKSMYDQMVMVGMTLAVGQSLNQSNPNSQTTAQLREAGKQILEAILKVDADRVRITAQGISY, via the coding sequence ATGAAAGCAAAATTTATGAAAAAAATATTTCTTTTAAGTATTTTAGCACTGGGACTTGGAATTTCAGGACAAGCTCATGCTGATTATAGCGATATGTTTAAAAATGAAATAATGCAGGAACTTTTAAATACAACTTCATCTTCACAAGGTAAATCTTACGGAAAATCATCACTTACTTTCACACAGGACGGAAGCACCGATGGACTGGAAACATTGGTTGCAACTTATCCAAAAAGCCAGCAAAAGGAAATAAGGGCATCATTAAAGCAGCTGTACGATTCTTTCCCACAGGTAGCACGTTCTGTAGGAATACCTACAAATGATCTGTCTTCGGGAGTAGCGGCTGTAATAGCAGGAGCATACATGGCATATAACAATGTCAGTCTTAATGACGACTATGTGAAACCTATGGCAAATCAGTTCAAGGCTCATCTTGAAAACAGCGGATTTTTTGACGGAATGAGCAACAGGGAGAAAAAAAGCATGTACGACCAAATGGTTATGGTCGGAATGACTTTGGCTGTGGGACAGTCCTTAAATCAGAGCAATCCTAATTCACAGACTACCGCTCAATTAAGGGAGGCAGGAAAACAAATACTTGAAGCTATTTTAAAAGTGGATGCTGATAGAGTCCGTATAACAGCCCAAGGAATATCTTATTAA
- a CDS encoding ubiquinol-cytochrome C reductase — protein sequence MKKIIFTFLILGSAYNFAAQKTLRTVEKCRVTSRGIAKDGKRFANCVSLQSGKIFNFTGLVDQTYYKFSKGTVFKVYFYGNGNRNLTLETFDYVQ from the coding sequence ATGAAAAAAATTATTTTTACATTCTTAATATTAGGAAGTGCTTACAATTTTGCAGCACAAAAAACTTTAAGAACGGTAGAAAAATGTCGTGTAACTTCAAGAGGTATAGCAAAAGATGGCAAAAGGTTCGCAAACTGTGTCAGCCTTCAGTCAGGAAAAATATTTAATTTTACAGGACTTGTTGACCAGACTTATTATAAATTTTCCAAAGGAACAGTATTTAAAGTGTATTTTTATGGAAATGGAAATAGAAATTTAACTTTGGAAACTTTTGATTATGTTCAATAA
- the fabD gene encoding ACP S-malonyltransferase codes for MSKIAFVFPGQGTQYAEMGKKLYDEVNDENKKLIDEIFKNNEDVKRVIFEGTDEELKNTKYAQPAIALFSVVLTKLLKEKGINADFVAGHSLGEYSSLYAAGVLSETDTLKLISKRGEIMSGANIDGGMAAILGLSAEDVENICDEIDGIVEAVNYNEPKQTVIAGEKEVIEKNLELFKEKGARRALPLAVSGPFHSSLMKPVAEILKKEFENYTWNNPVTPIVANTTANILNSADEIQNELYNQTFGPVKWVDTINKLAENGVTKIYEIGPGKVLAGLIKKINKEIEVINIENVENL; via the coding sequence ATGTCAAAAATTGCTTTTGTATTTCCAGGACAGGGTACACAGTATGCTGAAATGGGGAAAAAATTATATGATGAAGTAAATGATGAAAACAAAAAATTAATTGATGAGATTTTTAAAAATAATGAAGATGTGAAAAGAGTTATTTTTGAGGGAACAGATGAGGAGTTGAAAAATACGAAATATGCACAGCCTGCAATTGCACTATTTTCAGTTGTTTTAACAAAATTATTGAAAGAAAAAGGTATAAATGCTGATTTTGTGGCTGGACACAGTTTGGGAGAGTATAGTTCCTTATATGCGGCTGGAGTTTTAAGTGAAACTGATACGCTAAAATTGATTTCAAAAAGAGGGGAAATAATGAGCGGTGCTAATATTGACGGTGGAATGGCTGCAATATTGGGGCTTAGTGCAGAAGATGTGGAAAATATATGTGATGAAATTGATGGAATTGTGGAAGCAGTAAATTATAATGAGCCAAAACAGACTGTTATTGCTGGAGAAAAAGAAGTAATTGAAAAAAATCTTGAACTGTTTAAGGAAAAAGGAGCAAGAAGAGCATTGCCTCTAGCAGTTTCAGGACCTTTTCATTCATCATTAATGAAACCTGTTGCAGAAATTTTGAAAAAAGAATTTGAAAACTACACTTGGAATAATCCAGTAACTCCGATTGTCGCAAATACTACAGCAAATATTTTAAATTCTGCTGATGAAATTCAAAATGAACTGTATAATCAGACATTTGGACCAGTAAAATGGGTAGACACAATAAATAAACTGGCTGAAAATGGGGTTACAAAAATTTATGAAATTGGACCAGGAAAAGTATTGGCAGGATTAATTAAGAAAATTAATAAAGAAATTGAAGTTATTAATATTGAAAATGTTGAAAATCTGTAA
- a CDS encoding beta-ketoacyl-ACP synthase III has protein sequence MKVGILGTGSYVPEKIMTNDDLAKIVDTNDEWITVRTGIKERRIVDENEGTSDLAFRAAQRAIEDAGIDKNEIDLVIVATMTPDYGTPSTAALVQDKLGINAAAFDLSAACTGFVYAYSAGHSFVKAGLYKKVLVIGAEAMSRVVDWTDRGTCILFGDGAGAVVLGEVETGGYLASHLVADGSGACELLVPAGGTKEPVSKEKIDNKDIYLKMNGREIFKFAVRVFPETVEDVLGQAGITADDVDLFIPHQANIRIIESIAKRFKQPLDKFFVNLSKYGNTSAGSIPIALDEAIKEGKLKKGDKFVATGFGGGLTYGSILVEISK, from the coding sequence ATGAAAGTTGGAATTTTAGGAACAGGATCTTATGTACCTGAAAAGATAATGACAAATGATGATTTGGCAAAAATTGTGGATACAAATGATGAATGGATAACAGTTAGAACTGGTATCAAGGAAAGAAGAATTGTGGATGAAAATGAAGGAACATCCGATTTGGCATTTAGAGCAGCACAAAGAGCAATTGAAGATGCTGGAATAGATAAAAATGAGATTGATTTGGTTATTGTTGCGACTATGACTCCTGATTATGGAACTCCATCGACTGCGGCACTTGTTCAGGATAAATTGGGAATAAATGCAGCGGCATTTGACTTGAGTGCAGCTTGTACTGGGTTTGTTTATGCTTACTCTGCGGGGCATAGCTTTGTTAAGGCTGGACTTTATAAAAAAGTGCTTGTTATCGGGGCAGAAGCAATGTCGAGAGTAGTTGACTGGACTGATAGGGGAACTTGCATTCTATTTGGAGATGGTGCAGGAGCTGTTGTACTTGGAGAAGTAGAAACTGGAGGATACTTAGCAAGCCATCTTGTAGCTGACGGTTCTGGGGCATGTGAATTATTAGTACCTGCAGGAGGTACAAAAGAGCCTGTATCTAAAGAAAAAATTGATAATAAGGATATTTATCTAAAAATGAATGGAAGAGAAATCTTTAAATTTGCAGTAAGAGTTTTCCCAGAAACTGTGGAAGATGTATTAGGACAGGCTGGAATAACTGCTGATGATGTTGATTTATTTATTCCGCATCAAGCAAATATTAGAATTATTGAGTCAATTGCAAAAAGATTTAAGCAACCGCTTGATAAATTTTTTGTAAATTTGAGTAAATATGGAAATACTTCGGCGGGATCAATTCCGATAGCACTTGATGAGGCGATAAAGGAAGGGAAACTTAAAAAAGGAGATAAGTTTGTTGCTACTGGATTTGGTGGAGGACTGACTTATGGTTCGATTTTGGTCGAAATTTCAAAATAG
- the rpmF gene encoding 50S ribosomal protein L32: protein MAVPKKRTSKAKRNMRRSHDSIKAPNIVVEADGSIRRPHRLNLETGVYRGRQVLANDEATDAE from the coding sequence ATGGCAGTACCTAAGAAAAGAACCTCTAAAGCAAAAAGAAATATGAGAAGATCACATGATTCTATCAAAGCTCCAAATATTGTTGTAGAAGCTGATGGTTCAATAAGAAGACCACACAGATTAAACTTGGAAACAGGAGTTTACAGAGGTAGACAAGTGTTAGCAAATGATGAAGCAACTGATGCTGAATAA
- a CDS encoding DUF389 domain-containing protein, whose translation MIEKIKHEKYKILKRNIIGDSDFTKETMFILICAMIIASIGLNTNSVAVIIGAMLISPLMSPIQSLGLGLSNGNLKRVYVSLFRLGIFILISVVSSTFYFLVSPINDATPQILARTYPTLWDVLIAIFGGAAGVIGKTEEDGGNVVPGVAIATALMPPLCVVGFGIAHGNLKIFLGAGYLFIINVFFIMIATLVGLIVYSGNIFEARNKISIKKQIIFYIVSLIIIIPSIYTATTLVQDTARENSLKKFISRELKTHYVFDNSINKKDKTVTLKIVGDAFKKQDIEKLEKKLEKYKLKNYKLKIQQLSNEKYLTAQDLSKYLNEEKIKENAEDITLPLKNENQTILENDLKTVENILYKNFSNNISEVKIGKLIDANNNENFVVLVVGNETMTDEISEKIKNLEFNTEKKYNIFVQKVQKNTEEFEQNKN comes from the coding sequence ATGATAGAAAAAATAAAACATGAAAAATACAAAATTTTAAAAAGAAATATTATTGGAGATTCTGATTTTACAAAGGAAACAATGTTTATTCTGATTTGTGCAATGATTATAGCGTCAATAGGATTAAATACAAACTCTGTTGCAGTAATTATTGGAGCAATGTTGATTTCGCCACTAATGTCACCAATTCAGTCGCTAGGATTGGGATTATCAAATGGAAATTTAAAAAGAGTTTATGTATCACTTTTTAGATTGGGAATTTTTATATTAATAAGTGTAGTAAGTTCCACTTTTTATTTTTTAGTAAGCCCTATAAATGATGCAACACCACAGATACTAGCAAGAACTTATCCTACTTTATGGGATGTTTTAATCGCAATTTTTGGTGGAGCTGCAGGAGTAATTGGAAAAACTGAAGAAGATGGTGGAAATGTAGTTCCTGGAGTAGCTATTGCAACAGCATTAATGCCTCCTTTGTGTGTAGTAGGATTTGGGATTGCTCATGGGAATCTGAAAATTTTTCTTGGAGCAGGATATTTGTTTATAATAAATGTATTTTTTATAATGATAGCAACATTAGTTGGTTTGATAGTTTATTCTGGAAATATTTTTGAAGCAAGAAATAAAATTTCAATAAAAAAACAAATAATATTTTATATAGTAAGTTTAATCATAATTATTCCAAGTATATATACAGCAACAACTTTAGTTCAAGATACAGCGAGAGAAAATTCATTAAAAAAATTTATTTCAAGGGAATTAAAAACTCATTATGTTTTTGATAATTCTATTAATAAAAAAGATAAAACTGTTACTTTAAAAATTGTAGGAGATGCCTTTAAAAAACAGGATATTGAGAAATTAGAAAAAAAACTGGAAAAATATAAATTGAAAAACTATAAATTAAAAATACAGCAGTTATCCAATGAAAAGTATTTAACAGCACAGGACTTATCAAAATATCTGAACGAAGAAAAAATAAAAGAAAATGCTGAAGATATTACATTACCACTAAAAAATGAAAATCAAACAATTTTGGAGAATGATTTAAAAACTGTTGAAAATATTTTATATAAAAATTTTTCAAATAATATTAGCGAAGTTAAAATTGGAAAATTGATAGATGCAAATAATAATGAGAACTTTGTTGTTTTAGTTGTTGGGAATGAAACAATGACAGATGAAATTTCTGAAAAAATAAAAAATCTTGAATTTAACACTGAAAAAAAATATAATATTTTTGTTCAAAAAGTTCAAAAAAATACTGAAGAATTTGAACAAAATAAAAATTAA